A window from Primulina huaijiensis isolate GDHJ02 chromosome 13, ASM1229523v2, whole genome shotgun sequence encodes these proteins:
- the LOC140991676 gene encoding uncharacterized protein yields MFYRGKFADTGDAREMGGMKRQRLMDQGSSYYGAPGTSYINNAPPPPPPTYSYIPPPFPVVRLRGLPFDCAEAEIVDFFHGLDVIDVLFVHKGGKFTGEAYCVLGYPLQIDFALQRNRQNIGRRYVEVFRSRKDEYYKAVANEVFDTPGGSPRRGAPRARSSDETWDSSEFKGVLRLRGLPFSATKDEIMNFFKDFVLSEDKIHLISNSEGRPAGEAFVEFANPEDSRSAMSKDRMTLGYRYIELFPAAREELEEAISRGRILPKSFEVKDPAEPTPVLRMRGLPFSAGKDDIIDFFKDFTLSEESIHITYNFEGRPTGEAFVEFAGADEAKVALAKDRMTLGSRYIELFQSSPEELNESASKGR; encoded by the exons TAAATTTGCAGACACTGGTGATGCTCGTGAAATGGGTGGTATGAAACGGCAGCGGCTGATGGATCAGGGGTCTTCATATTATGGAGCTCCTGGTACAAGTTATATTAATAATGCTCCACCTCCACCGCCTCCCACATATTCTTATATCCCCCCACCTTTTCCTGTTGTTCGACTGCGAGGCCTTCCCTTTGATTGTGCAGAGGCTGAAATTGTTGATTTCTTCCATGGTTTAGATGTTATTGATGTTCTGTTTGTCCATAAGGGTGGCAAGTTCACTGGAGAAGCTTATTGTGTTTTAGGCTATCCTCTTCAAATTGATTTTGCGCTACAGAGGAACAGGCAAAACATAGGTAGGAGATATGTTGAGGTTTTTCGAAGCAGGAAAGATGAATACTATAAGGCTGTAGCTAATGAAGTTTTTGATACTCCTGGTGGCTCACCTCGTCGTGGTGCACCTAGGGCAAGATCTTCTGATGAGACGTGGGACTCGTCAGAATTTAAAGGGGTGTTACGGTTGAGGGGTTTGCCTTTCTCTGCCACCAAGGATGAAATCATGAACTTTTTCAAGGATTTTGTGCTTTCAGAGGataaaattcatttaatttctaATTCTGAGGGAAGGCCAGCTGGAGAAGCTTTTGTTGAATTTGCAAATCCTGAGGATTCAAGATCTGCAATGTCCAAGGATAGGATGACTCTAGGGTATCGATACATAGAACTTTTCCCTGCTGCACGTGAGGAGTTGGAAGAAGCAATTTCAAGGGGCCG GATATTACCAAAATCCTTCGAGGTGAAGGACCCTGCGGAGCCTACGCCTGTACTGCGGATGAGGGGTTTGCCATTTTCAGCTGGCAAGGACGATATAATCGATTTCTTTAAGGATTTTACTTTATCAGAAGAGTCGATCCATATCACCTATAATTTTGAAGGGCGACCCACTGGAGAAGCTTTCGTTGAGTTTGCTGGTGCAGATGAAGCAAAAGTAGCACTGGCTAAGGATAGGATGACACTTGGTAGTCGTTATATAGAGCTGTTTCAATCATCACCAGAAGAGTTGAACGAATCAGCTTCAAAGGGACGGTAA